One genomic segment of Pongo pygmaeus isolate AG05252 chromosome 19, NHGRI_mPonPyg2-v2.0_pri, whole genome shotgun sequence includes these proteins:
- the TUBG2 gene encoding tubulin gamma-2 chain isoform X1 yields MPREIITLQLGQCGNQIGFEFWKQLCAEHGISPEGIVEEFATEGTDRKDVFFYQADDEHYIPRAVLLDLEPRVIHSILNSPYAKLYNPENIYLSEHGGGAGNNWASGFSQVSRRPFQRPLIFPSRGKGEKIHEDIFDIIDREADGSDSLELQNSSRVIKVPQEASADLLSVSLPGRDERRGGSALQFTPDTQETDAERRLCVCLPPRDCKPNEGKDGACSSLWSPQSQAQCMAHVVLDNTALNRIATDRLHIQNPSFSQINQLVSTIMSASTTTLRYPGYMNNDLIGLIASLIPTPRLHFLMTGYTPLTTDQSVASVRKTTVLDVMRRLLQPKNVMVSTGRDRQTNHCYIAILNIIQGEVDPTQVHKSLQRIRERKLANFIPWGPASIQVALSRKSPYLPSAHRVSGLMMANHTSISSLFESSCQQFDKLRKRDAFLEQFRKEDMFKDNFDEMDRSREVVQELIDEYHAATEPDYISWGTQEQ; encoded by the exons ATGCCCCGGGAGATCATCACCCTGCAGCTGGGCCAGTGCGGCAACCAGA ttGGGTTCGAGTTCTGGAAACAGCTGTGCGCCGAGCATGGTATCAGCCCCGAGGGCATCGTGGAGGAGTTCGCCACCGAGGGCACTGACCGCAAGGACGTCTTTTTCTACCAG GCAGACGATGAGCACTACATCCCCCGGGCGGTGCTGCTGGACCTGGAACCCCGGGTGATCCACTCCATCCTCAACTCCCCCTATGCCAAGCTCTACAATCCAGAGAACATCTACCTGTCGGAACATGGAGGAGGAGCTGGCAACAACTGGGCCAGCGGATTCTCCCAGGTGTCCAGGCGACCATTCCAGAGACCTTTGATATTCCCATCCAGAGGCAAG GGTGAGAAAATTCATGAAGACATCTTTGACATCATAGACCGAGAAGCAGATGGAAGTGACAGTTTAGAG CTCCAGAACAGCTCCAGAGTGATAAAG GTACCCCAAGAAGCTAGTGCAGACTTACTCAGTGTTTCCCTACCAGGACGAGATGAGCGACGTGGTGGTTCAGCCCTACAATTCACTCCTGACACTCAAGAGACTGACGCAGAACGCAGACTGTGTG tGTGCCTCCCTCCACGAGACTGTAAGCCTAATGAAGGGAAAGACGGTGCCTGTTCCTCTCTGTGGTCTCcccagagccaggcacagtgtatGGCACAT GTGGTGCTGGACAACACAGCCCTGAACCGGATTGCCACAGACCGCCTGCACATCCAGAACCCGTCCTTCTCCCAGATCAACCAGCTG GTGTCCACCATCATGTCGGCCAGCACCACCACCCTGCGCTACCCTGGCTACATGAACAATGACCTCATCGGCCTCATCGCCTCGCTCATTCCCACCCCACGGCTCCACTTCCTCATGACCGGCTACACCCCGCTCACTACGGACCAGTCA GTGGCCAGTGTGAGGAAGACCACGGTCCTGGATGTCATGAGGCGGCTGCTGCAGCCCAAGAACGTGATGGTGTCCACAGGCCGAGACCGCCAGACCAACCACTGCTACATCGCCATCCTCAACATCATCCAGGGAGAGGTGGACCCCACCCAG GTCCACAAGAGCCTGCAGAGGATCCGGGAACGGAAGTTGGCCAACTTCATCCCGTGGGGCCCCGCCAGCATCCAGGTGGCCCTGTCGAGGAAGTCTCCCTACCTGCCCTCGGCCCACCGGGTCAGCGGGCTCATGATGGCCAACCACACCAGCATCTCCTCG CTCTTTGAAAGTTCCTGCCAGCAGTTTGACAAGCTGCGGAAGCGGGATGCCTTCCTCGAGCAATTCCGTAAGGAGGACATGTTCAAGGACAACTTTGATGAGATGGACAGGTCTAGGGAGGTTGTTCAGGAGCTCATTGATGAGTACCATGCGGCCACCGAGCCAGACTACATTTCCTGGGGCACCCAGGAGCAGTGA
- the TUBG2 gene encoding tubulin gamma-2 chain isoform X4 — MPREIITLQLGQCGNQIGFEFWKQLCAEHGISPEGIVEEFATEGTDRKDVFFYQADDEHYIPRAVLLDLEPRVIHSILNSPYAKLYNPENIYLSEHGGGAGNNWASGFSQVSRRPFQRPLIFPSRGKGEKIHEDIFDIIDREADGSDSLEGFVLCHSIAGGTGSGLGSYLLERLNDRYPKKLVQTYSVFPYQDEMSDVVVQPYNSLLTLKRLTQNADCVVVLDNTALNRIATDRLHIQNPSFSQINQLVSTIMSASTTTLRYPGYMNNDLIGLIASLIPTPRLHFLMTGYTPLTTDQSVASVRKTTVLDVMRRLLQPKNVMVSTGRDRQTNHCYIAILNIIQGEVDPTQVHKSLQRIRERKLANFIPWGPASIQVALSRKSPYLPSAHRVSGLMMANHTSISSLFESSCQQFDKLRKRDAFLEQFRKEDMFKDNFDEMDRSREVVQELIDEYHAATEPDYISWGTQEQ; from the exons ATGCCCCGGGAGATCATCACCCTGCAGCTGGGCCAGTGCGGCAACCAGA ttGGGTTCGAGTTCTGGAAACAGCTGTGCGCCGAGCATGGTATCAGCCCCGAGGGCATCGTGGAGGAGTTCGCCACCGAGGGCACTGACCGCAAGGACGTCTTTTTCTACCAG GCAGACGATGAGCACTACATCCCCCGGGCGGTGCTGCTGGACCTGGAACCCCGGGTGATCCACTCCATCCTCAACTCCCCCTATGCCAAGCTCTACAATCCAGAGAACATCTACCTGTCGGAACATGGAGGAGGAGCTGGCAACAACTGGGCCAGCGGATTCTCCCAGGTGTCCAGGCGACCATTCCAGAGACCTTTGATATTCCCATCCAGAGGCAAG GGTGAGAAAATTCATGAAGACATCTTTGACATCATAGACCGAGAAGCAGATGGAAGTGACAGTTTAGAG GGCTTCGTGCTGTGTCACTCCATCGCTGGGGGTACGGGTTCTGGCCTGGGCTCCTACCTCCTGGAGCGACTGAATGACAG GTACCCCAAGAAGCTAGTGCAGACTTACTCAGTGTTTCCCTACCAGGACGAGATGAGCGACGTGGTGGTTCAGCCCTACAATTCACTCCTGACACTCAAGAGACTGACGCAGAACGCAGACTGTGTG GTGGTGCTGGACAACACAGCCCTGAACCGGATTGCCACAGACCGCCTGCACATCCAGAACCCGTCCTTCTCCCAGATCAACCAGCTG GTGTCCACCATCATGTCGGCCAGCACCACCACCCTGCGCTACCCTGGCTACATGAACAATGACCTCATCGGCCTCATCGCCTCGCTCATTCCCACCCCACGGCTCCACTTCCTCATGACCGGCTACACCCCGCTCACTACGGACCAGTCA GTGGCCAGTGTGAGGAAGACCACGGTCCTGGATGTCATGAGGCGGCTGCTGCAGCCCAAGAACGTGATGGTGTCCACAGGCCGAGACCGCCAGACCAACCACTGCTACATCGCCATCCTCAACATCATCCAGGGAGAGGTGGACCCCACCCAG GTCCACAAGAGCCTGCAGAGGATCCGGGAACGGAAGTTGGCCAACTTCATCCCGTGGGGCCCCGCCAGCATCCAGGTGGCCCTGTCGAGGAAGTCTCCCTACCTGCCCTCGGCCCACCGGGTCAGCGGGCTCATGATGGCCAACCACACCAGCATCTCCTCG CTCTTTGAAAGTTCCTGCCAGCAGTTTGACAAGCTGCGGAAGCGGGATGCCTTCCTCGAGCAATTCCGTAAGGAGGACATGTTCAAGGACAACTTTGATGAGATGGACAGGTCTAGGGAGGTTGTTCAGGAGCTCATTGATGAGTACCATGCGGCCACCGAGCCAGACTACATTTCCTGGGGCACCCAGGAGCAGTGA
- the TUBG2 gene encoding tubulin gamma-2 chain isoform X3, with product MPREIITLQLGQCGNQIGFEFWKQLCAEHGISPEGIVEEFATEGTDRKDVFFYQADDEHYIPRAVLLDLEPRVIHSILNSPYAKLYNPENIYLSEHGGGAGNNWASGFSQVSRRPFQRPLIFPSRGKGEKIHEDIFDIIDREADGSDSLEVPQEASADLLSVSLPGRDERRGGSALQFTPDTQETDAERRLCVCLPPRDCKPNEGKDGACSSLWSPQSQAQCMAHVVLDNTALNRIATDRLHIQNPSFSQINQLVSTIMSASTTTLRYPGYMNNDLIGLIASLIPTPRLHFLMTGYTPLTTDQSVASVRKTTVLDVMRRLLQPKNVMVSTGRDRQTNHCYIAILNIIQGEVDPTQVHKSLQRIRERKLANFIPWGPASIQVALSRKSPYLPSAHRVSGLMMANHTSISSLFESSCQQFDKLRKRDAFLEQFRKEDMFKDNFDEMDRSREVVQELIDEYHAATEPDYISWGTQEQ from the exons ATGCCCCGGGAGATCATCACCCTGCAGCTGGGCCAGTGCGGCAACCAGA ttGGGTTCGAGTTCTGGAAACAGCTGTGCGCCGAGCATGGTATCAGCCCCGAGGGCATCGTGGAGGAGTTCGCCACCGAGGGCACTGACCGCAAGGACGTCTTTTTCTACCAG GCAGACGATGAGCACTACATCCCCCGGGCGGTGCTGCTGGACCTGGAACCCCGGGTGATCCACTCCATCCTCAACTCCCCCTATGCCAAGCTCTACAATCCAGAGAACATCTACCTGTCGGAACATGGAGGAGGAGCTGGCAACAACTGGGCCAGCGGATTCTCCCAGGTGTCCAGGCGACCATTCCAGAGACCTTTGATATTCCCATCCAGAGGCAAG GGTGAGAAAATTCATGAAGACATCTTTGACATCATAGACCGAGAAGCAGATGGAAGTGACAGTTTAGAG GTACCCCAAGAAGCTAGTGCAGACTTACTCAGTGTTTCCCTACCAGGACGAGATGAGCGACGTGGTGGTTCAGCCCTACAATTCACTCCTGACACTCAAGAGACTGACGCAGAACGCAGACTGTGTG tGTGCCTCCCTCCACGAGACTGTAAGCCTAATGAAGGGAAAGACGGTGCCTGTTCCTCTCTGTGGTCTCcccagagccaggcacagtgtatGGCACAT GTGGTGCTGGACAACACAGCCCTGAACCGGATTGCCACAGACCGCCTGCACATCCAGAACCCGTCCTTCTCCCAGATCAACCAGCTG GTGTCCACCATCATGTCGGCCAGCACCACCACCCTGCGCTACCCTGGCTACATGAACAATGACCTCATCGGCCTCATCGCCTCGCTCATTCCCACCCCACGGCTCCACTTCCTCATGACCGGCTACACCCCGCTCACTACGGACCAGTCA GTGGCCAGTGTGAGGAAGACCACGGTCCTGGATGTCATGAGGCGGCTGCTGCAGCCCAAGAACGTGATGGTGTCCACAGGCCGAGACCGCCAGACCAACCACTGCTACATCGCCATCCTCAACATCATCCAGGGAGAGGTGGACCCCACCCAG GTCCACAAGAGCCTGCAGAGGATCCGGGAACGGAAGTTGGCCAACTTCATCCCGTGGGGCCCCGCCAGCATCCAGGTGGCCCTGTCGAGGAAGTCTCCCTACCTGCCCTCGGCCCACCGGGTCAGCGGGCTCATGATGGCCAACCACACCAGCATCTCCTCG CTCTTTGAAAGTTCCTGCCAGCAGTTTGACAAGCTGCGGAAGCGGGATGCCTTCCTCGAGCAATTCCGTAAGGAGGACATGTTCAAGGACAACTTTGATGAGATGGACAGGTCTAGGGAGGTTGTTCAGGAGCTCATTGATGAGTACCATGCGGCCACCGAGCCAGACTACATTTCCTGGGGCACCCAGGAGCAGTGA
- the TUBG2 gene encoding tubulin gamma-2 chain isoform X5 gives MPREIITLQLGQCGNQIGFEFWKQLCAEHGISPEGIVEEFATEGTDRKDVFFYQADDEHYIPRAVLLDLEPRVIHSILNSPYAKLYNPENIYLSEHGGGAGNNWASGFSQGEKIHEDIFDIIDREADGSDSLELQNSSRVIKVPQEASADLLSVSLPGRDERRGGSALQFTPDTQETDAERRLCVCLPPRDCKPNEGKDGACSSLWSPQSQAQCMAHVVLDNTALNRIATDRLHIQNPSFSQINQLVSTIMSASTTTLRYPGYMNNDLIGLIASLIPTPRLHFLMTGYTPLTTDQSVASVRKTTVLDVMRRLLQPKNVMVSTGRDRQTNHCYIAILNIIQGEVDPTQVHKSLQRIRERKLANFIPWGPASIQVALSRKSPYLPSAHRVSGLMMANHTSISSLFESSCQQFDKLRKRDAFLEQFRKEDMFKDNFDEMDRSREVVQELIDEYHAATEPDYISWGTQEQ, from the exons ATGCCCCGGGAGATCATCACCCTGCAGCTGGGCCAGTGCGGCAACCAGA ttGGGTTCGAGTTCTGGAAACAGCTGTGCGCCGAGCATGGTATCAGCCCCGAGGGCATCGTGGAGGAGTTCGCCACCGAGGGCACTGACCGCAAGGACGTCTTTTTCTACCAG GCAGACGATGAGCACTACATCCCCCGGGCGGTGCTGCTGGACCTGGAACCCCGGGTGATCCACTCCATCCTCAACTCCCCCTATGCCAAGCTCTACAATCCAGAGAACATCTACCTGTCGGAACATGGAGGAGGAGCTGGCAACAACTGGGCCAGCGGATTCTCCCAG GGTGAGAAAATTCATGAAGACATCTTTGACATCATAGACCGAGAAGCAGATGGAAGTGACAGTTTAGAG CTCCAGAACAGCTCCAGAGTGATAAAG GTACCCCAAGAAGCTAGTGCAGACTTACTCAGTGTTTCCCTACCAGGACGAGATGAGCGACGTGGTGGTTCAGCCCTACAATTCACTCCTGACACTCAAGAGACTGACGCAGAACGCAGACTGTGTG tGTGCCTCCCTCCACGAGACTGTAAGCCTAATGAAGGGAAAGACGGTGCCTGTTCCTCTCTGTGGTCTCcccagagccaggcacagtgtatGGCACAT GTGGTGCTGGACAACACAGCCCTGAACCGGATTGCCACAGACCGCCTGCACATCCAGAACCCGTCCTTCTCCCAGATCAACCAGCTG GTGTCCACCATCATGTCGGCCAGCACCACCACCCTGCGCTACCCTGGCTACATGAACAATGACCTCATCGGCCTCATCGCCTCGCTCATTCCCACCCCACGGCTCCACTTCCTCATGACCGGCTACACCCCGCTCACTACGGACCAGTCA GTGGCCAGTGTGAGGAAGACCACGGTCCTGGATGTCATGAGGCGGCTGCTGCAGCCCAAGAACGTGATGGTGTCCACAGGCCGAGACCGCCAGACCAACCACTGCTACATCGCCATCCTCAACATCATCCAGGGAGAGGTGGACCCCACCCAG GTCCACAAGAGCCTGCAGAGGATCCGGGAACGGAAGTTGGCCAACTTCATCCCGTGGGGCCCCGCCAGCATCCAGGTGGCCCTGTCGAGGAAGTCTCCCTACCTGCCCTCGGCCCACCGGGTCAGCGGGCTCATGATGGCCAACCACACCAGCATCTCCTCG CTCTTTGAAAGTTCCTGCCAGCAGTTTGACAAGCTGCGGAAGCGGGATGCCTTCCTCGAGCAATTCCGTAAGGAGGACATGTTCAAGGACAACTTTGATGAGATGGACAGGTCTAGGGAGGTTGTTCAGGAGCTCATTGATGAGTACCATGCGGCCACCGAGCCAGACTACATTTCCTGGGGCACCCAGGAGCAGTGA
- the TUBG2 gene encoding tubulin gamma-2 chain isoform X6, producing the protein MPREIITLQLGQCGNQIGFEFWKQLCAEHGISPEGIVEEFATEGTDRKDVFFYQADDEHYIPRAVLLDLEPRVIHSILNSPYAKLYNPENIYLSEHGGGAGNNWASGFSQGEKIHEDIFDIIDREADGSDSLELQNSSRVIKGFVLCHSIAGGTGSGLGSYLLERLNDRYPKKLVQTYSVFPYQDEMSDVVVQPYNSLLTLKRLTQNADCVVVLDNTALNRIATDRLHIQNPSFSQINQLVSTIMSASTTTLRYPGYMNNDLIGLIASLIPTPRLHFLMTGYTPLTTDQSVASVRKTTVLDVMRRLLQPKNVMVSTGRDRQTNHCYIAILNIIQGEVDPTQVHKSLQRIRERKLANFIPWGPASIQVALSRKSPYLPSAHRVSGLMMANHTSISSLFESSCQQFDKLRKRDAFLEQFRKEDMFKDNFDEMDRSREVVQELIDEYHAATEPDYISWGTQEQ; encoded by the exons ATGCCCCGGGAGATCATCACCCTGCAGCTGGGCCAGTGCGGCAACCAGA ttGGGTTCGAGTTCTGGAAACAGCTGTGCGCCGAGCATGGTATCAGCCCCGAGGGCATCGTGGAGGAGTTCGCCACCGAGGGCACTGACCGCAAGGACGTCTTTTTCTACCAG GCAGACGATGAGCACTACATCCCCCGGGCGGTGCTGCTGGACCTGGAACCCCGGGTGATCCACTCCATCCTCAACTCCCCCTATGCCAAGCTCTACAATCCAGAGAACATCTACCTGTCGGAACATGGAGGAGGAGCTGGCAACAACTGGGCCAGCGGATTCTCCCAG GGTGAGAAAATTCATGAAGACATCTTTGACATCATAGACCGAGAAGCAGATGGAAGTGACAGTTTAGAG CTCCAGAACAGCTCCAGAGTGATAAAG GGCTTCGTGCTGTGTCACTCCATCGCTGGGGGTACGGGTTCTGGCCTGGGCTCCTACCTCCTGGAGCGACTGAATGACAG GTACCCCAAGAAGCTAGTGCAGACTTACTCAGTGTTTCCCTACCAGGACGAGATGAGCGACGTGGTGGTTCAGCCCTACAATTCACTCCTGACACTCAAGAGACTGACGCAGAACGCAGACTGTGTG GTGGTGCTGGACAACACAGCCCTGAACCGGATTGCCACAGACCGCCTGCACATCCAGAACCCGTCCTTCTCCCAGATCAACCAGCTG GTGTCCACCATCATGTCGGCCAGCACCACCACCCTGCGCTACCCTGGCTACATGAACAATGACCTCATCGGCCTCATCGCCTCGCTCATTCCCACCCCACGGCTCCACTTCCTCATGACCGGCTACACCCCGCTCACTACGGACCAGTCA GTGGCCAGTGTGAGGAAGACCACGGTCCTGGATGTCATGAGGCGGCTGCTGCAGCCCAAGAACGTGATGGTGTCCACAGGCCGAGACCGCCAGACCAACCACTGCTACATCGCCATCCTCAACATCATCCAGGGAGAGGTGGACCCCACCCAG GTCCACAAGAGCCTGCAGAGGATCCGGGAACGGAAGTTGGCCAACTTCATCCCGTGGGGCCCCGCCAGCATCCAGGTGGCCCTGTCGAGGAAGTCTCCCTACCTGCCCTCGGCCCACCGGGTCAGCGGGCTCATGATGGCCAACCACACCAGCATCTCCTCG CTCTTTGAAAGTTCCTGCCAGCAGTTTGACAAGCTGCGGAAGCGGGATGCCTTCCTCGAGCAATTCCGTAAGGAGGACATGTTCAAGGACAACTTTGATGAGATGGACAGGTCTAGGGAGGTTGTTCAGGAGCTCATTGATGAGTACCATGCGGCCACCGAGCCAGACTACATTTCCTGGGGCACCCAGGAGCAGTGA
- the TUBG2 gene encoding tubulin gamma-2 chain isoform X8, with protein sequence MPREIITLQLGQCGNQIGFEFWKQLCAEHGISPEGIVEEFATEGTDRKDVFFYQADDEHYIPRAVLLDLEPRVIHSILNSPYAKLYNPENIYLSEHGGGAGNNWASGFSQGEKIHEDIFDIIDREADGSDSLEGFVLCHSIAGGTGSGLGSYLLERLNDRYPKKLVQTYSVFPYQDEMSDVVVQPYNSLLTLKRLTQNADCVVVLDNTALNRIATDRLHIQNPSFSQINQLVSTIMSASTTTLRYPGYMNNDLIGLIASLIPTPRLHFLMTGYTPLTTDQSVASVRKTTVLDVMRRLLQPKNVMVSTGRDRQTNHCYIAILNIIQGEVDPTQVHKSLQRIRERKLANFIPWGPASIQVALSRKSPYLPSAHRVSGLMMANHTSISSLFESSCQQFDKLRKRDAFLEQFRKEDMFKDNFDEMDRSREVVQELIDEYHAATEPDYISWGTQEQ encoded by the exons ATGCCCCGGGAGATCATCACCCTGCAGCTGGGCCAGTGCGGCAACCAGA ttGGGTTCGAGTTCTGGAAACAGCTGTGCGCCGAGCATGGTATCAGCCCCGAGGGCATCGTGGAGGAGTTCGCCACCGAGGGCACTGACCGCAAGGACGTCTTTTTCTACCAG GCAGACGATGAGCACTACATCCCCCGGGCGGTGCTGCTGGACCTGGAACCCCGGGTGATCCACTCCATCCTCAACTCCCCCTATGCCAAGCTCTACAATCCAGAGAACATCTACCTGTCGGAACATGGAGGAGGAGCTGGCAACAACTGGGCCAGCGGATTCTCCCAG GGTGAGAAAATTCATGAAGACATCTTTGACATCATAGACCGAGAAGCAGATGGAAGTGACAGTTTAGAG GGCTTCGTGCTGTGTCACTCCATCGCTGGGGGTACGGGTTCTGGCCTGGGCTCCTACCTCCTGGAGCGACTGAATGACAG GTACCCCAAGAAGCTAGTGCAGACTTACTCAGTGTTTCCCTACCAGGACGAGATGAGCGACGTGGTGGTTCAGCCCTACAATTCACTCCTGACACTCAAGAGACTGACGCAGAACGCAGACTGTGTG GTGGTGCTGGACAACACAGCCCTGAACCGGATTGCCACAGACCGCCTGCACATCCAGAACCCGTCCTTCTCCCAGATCAACCAGCTG GTGTCCACCATCATGTCGGCCAGCACCACCACCCTGCGCTACCCTGGCTACATGAACAATGACCTCATCGGCCTCATCGCCTCGCTCATTCCCACCCCACGGCTCCACTTCCTCATGACCGGCTACACCCCGCTCACTACGGACCAGTCA GTGGCCAGTGTGAGGAAGACCACGGTCCTGGATGTCATGAGGCGGCTGCTGCAGCCCAAGAACGTGATGGTGTCCACAGGCCGAGACCGCCAGACCAACCACTGCTACATCGCCATCCTCAACATCATCCAGGGAGAGGTGGACCCCACCCAG GTCCACAAGAGCCTGCAGAGGATCCGGGAACGGAAGTTGGCCAACTTCATCCCGTGGGGCCCCGCCAGCATCCAGGTGGCCCTGTCGAGGAAGTCTCCCTACCTGCCCTCGGCCCACCGGGTCAGCGGGCTCATGATGGCCAACCACACCAGCATCTCCTCG CTCTTTGAAAGTTCCTGCCAGCAGTTTGACAAGCTGCGGAAGCGGGATGCCTTCCTCGAGCAATTCCGTAAGGAGGACATGTTCAAGGACAACTTTGATGAGATGGACAGGTCTAGGGAGGTTGTTCAGGAGCTCATTGATGAGTACCATGCGGCCACCGAGCCAGACTACATTTCCTGGGGCACCCAGGAGCAGTGA
- the TUBG2 gene encoding tubulin gamma-2 chain isoform X7, whose amino-acid sequence MPREIITLQLGQCGNQIGFEFWKQLCAEHGISPEGIVEEFATEGTDRKDVFFYQADDEHYIPRAVLLDLEPRVIHSILNSPYAKLYNPENIYLSEHGGGAGNNWASGFSQGEKIHEDIFDIIDREADGSDSLEVPQEASADLLSVSLPGRDERRGGSALQFTPDTQETDAERRLCVCLPPRDCKPNEGKDGACSSLWSPQSQAQCMAHVVLDNTALNRIATDRLHIQNPSFSQINQLVSTIMSASTTTLRYPGYMNNDLIGLIASLIPTPRLHFLMTGYTPLTTDQSVASVRKTTVLDVMRRLLQPKNVMVSTGRDRQTNHCYIAILNIIQGEVDPTQVHKSLQRIRERKLANFIPWGPASIQVALSRKSPYLPSAHRVSGLMMANHTSISSLFESSCQQFDKLRKRDAFLEQFRKEDMFKDNFDEMDRSREVVQELIDEYHAATEPDYISWGTQEQ is encoded by the exons ATGCCCCGGGAGATCATCACCCTGCAGCTGGGCCAGTGCGGCAACCAGA ttGGGTTCGAGTTCTGGAAACAGCTGTGCGCCGAGCATGGTATCAGCCCCGAGGGCATCGTGGAGGAGTTCGCCACCGAGGGCACTGACCGCAAGGACGTCTTTTTCTACCAG GCAGACGATGAGCACTACATCCCCCGGGCGGTGCTGCTGGACCTGGAACCCCGGGTGATCCACTCCATCCTCAACTCCCCCTATGCCAAGCTCTACAATCCAGAGAACATCTACCTGTCGGAACATGGAGGAGGAGCTGGCAACAACTGGGCCAGCGGATTCTCCCAG GGTGAGAAAATTCATGAAGACATCTTTGACATCATAGACCGAGAAGCAGATGGAAGTGACAGTTTAGAG GTACCCCAAGAAGCTAGTGCAGACTTACTCAGTGTTTCCCTACCAGGACGAGATGAGCGACGTGGTGGTTCAGCCCTACAATTCACTCCTGACACTCAAGAGACTGACGCAGAACGCAGACTGTGTG tGTGCCTCCCTCCACGAGACTGTAAGCCTAATGAAGGGAAAGACGGTGCCTGTTCCTCTCTGTGGTCTCcccagagccaggcacagtgtatGGCACAT GTGGTGCTGGACAACACAGCCCTGAACCGGATTGCCACAGACCGCCTGCACATCCAGAACCCGTCCTTCTCCCAGATCAACCAGCTG GTGTCCACCATCATGTCGGCCAGCACCACCACCCTGCGCTACCCTGGCTACATGAACAATGACCTCATCGGCCTCATCGCCTCGCTCATTCCCACCCCACGGCTCCACTTCCTCATGACCGGCTACACCCCGCTCACTACGGACCAGTCA GTGGCCAGTGTGAGGAAGACCACGGTCCTGGATGTCATGAGGCGGCTGCTGCAGCCCAAGAACGTGATGGTGTCCACAGGCCGAGACCGCCAGACCAACCACTGCTACATCGCCATCCTCAACATCATCCAGGGAGAGGTGGACCCCACCCAG GTCCACAAGAGCCTGCAGAGGATCCGGGAACGGAAGTTGGCCAACTTCATCCCGTGGGGCCCCGCCAGCATCCAGGTGGCCCTGTCGAGGAAGTCTCCCTACCTGCCCTCGGCCCACCGGGTCAGCGGGCTCATGATGGCCAACCACACCAGCATCTCCTCG CTCTTTGAAAGTTCCTGCCAGCAGTTTGACAAGCTGCGGAAGCGGGATGCCTTCCTCGAGCAATTCCGTAAGGAGGACATGTTCAAGGACAACTTTGATGAGATGGACAGGTCTAGGGAGGTTGTTCAGGAGCTCATTGATGAGTACCATGCGGCCACCGAGCCAGACTACATTTCCTGGGGCACCCAGGAGCAGTGA